Sequence from the Deltaproteobacteria bacterium genome:
CCAAGGCCCTCCGGGCCTCTGGATCCAACTCGCCATGGACTTCTTTAAGAAGCATATCTCTTCCTTTTCTACAGCCTTTCATGGCATCTCCTCCCTTTGGATCTAATCGACCCAATCCTTCAAGGCCTCCCGCAGGTGCCGGGTGGCCCGGAAAAGATGACTCTTTACAGTCCCCTCGGAGGTATGGAGGGCGCTTGCAATTTCAGAAATCGAGAGACCTTCGAACACCTTGAGTTCAAAAACACTTCGCTGCCTGTCTGAAAGATCTTTCAGGGCCTTCTGAATATCCGCCCGAAACTGCCGTCCCTTAAGGGTTTTCATCGGATCCACATGCCAAGTTTCATCCGGAAAATCCAGAAGGGCTTTCTGTTCAAAGCTCCCACGGCCCGTCCTGTTGGATCCCCACCAGGACCCGAACAGCTTTCTACGCCCCGCCTTTCTCCGGGCATCCAGACAGGTATTGACCACGATACGGTACAGCCAGGTGTAAAATGTGGATTGTCCCTTGAACTTCTTGAGATTTCGAATCACC
This genomic interval carries:
- a CDS encoding RNA polymerase sigma factor, yielding MAETIDASSVVEGSMGENLTTEGSEDSELVARALRNDPWAIDRLIRRYHQRVFGIAYRMCAGNVEEAKDAVQEAFVRVIRNLKKFKGQSTFYTWLYRIVVNTCLDARRKAGRRKLFGSWWGSNRTGRGSFEQKALLDFPDETWHVDPMKTLKGRQFRADIQKALKDLSDRQRSVFELKVFEGLSISEIASALHTSEGTVKSHLFRATRHLREALKDWVD